A portion of the Candidatus Rokuibacteriota bacterium genome contains these proteins:
- a CDS encoding zinc-dependent alcohol dehydrogenase family protein, which yields MRAMVLTSQAAVETSPLSPADRPIPEPGPGEARVRVRACGACRTDIHVVEGDLPARRLPLIPGHQVVGTVDSLGPGAARFSIGDRVGIAWLRSTCGRCRFCLSGRENLCADSTYTGWTHDGGYAEYACVPEAFAYAIPPVFDDAETAPLLCAGIIGYRALQRSRVPRGGRLGLYGFGSSAHITLQVARHWGCAVYVATREPARQRLALDLGAAWAGAPGDPLPDKLDAAIVFAPVGGLVPVALRDLDKGGTAALAGIHMTDLPAMSYEPHLFWEKTLQSVTANTRADGEALLAEAAAIPIRPRVTRYALADANRALADIKSSEVEATAVLMVG from the coding sequence TGACCAGCCAGGCCGCGGTCGAGACATCGCCGCTCTCGCCGGCCGACCGGCCCATCCCCGAGCCTGGCCCGGGGGAAGCGCGGGTGCGCGTGCGGGCCTGCGGCGCGTGCCGCACGGACATCCACGTGGTCGAGGGCGACCTGCCGGCGCGGCGGCTCCCGCTGATCCCGGGGCACCAGGTCGTGGGGACGGTCGACTCGCTCGGCCCCGGCGCCGCGCGCTTCAGCATAGGTGACCGCGTCGGGATCGCATGGCTTCGCTCGACCTGCGGGCGCTGCCGCTTCTGCCTCTCGGGTCGGGAGAATCTCTGCGCCGATTCCACGTACACGGGGTGGACCCACGACGGAGGCTACGCCGAGTACGCATGCGTCCCGGAGGCCTTCGCCTACGCGATCCCCCCGGTATTCGACGACGCCGAGACGGCCCCCCTCCTCTGCGCCGGCATCATCGGCTACAGGGCGCTCCAGCGCAGCCGGGTGCCGCGAGGCGGCAGGCTCGGCCTCTACGGCTTCGGCTCCTCCGCGCACATCACGCTCCAGGTCGCGCGCCACTGGGGCTGCGCCGTCTACGTCGCGACGCGCGAGCCCGCCCGCCAACGGCTGGCGCTCGACCTCGGCGCCGCCTGGGCGGGCGCGCCGGGCGATCCGCTGCCCGACAAGCTCGATGCCGCCATCGTCTTCGCGCCGGTGGGCGGGCTCGTGCCCGTCGCCCTCCGCGACCTCGACAAGGGCGGCACGGCGGCGCTCGCGGGCATCCACATGACGGACCTGCCCGCCATGTCCTATGAGCCCCACCTCTTCTGGGAGAAGACGCTCCAAAGCGTGACCGCCAACACGCGCGCCGACGGCGAAGCCCTCCTGGCCGAGGCCGCGGCCATCCCCATCCGGCCCCGCGTGACCCGCTACGCGCTTGCCGATGCCAACCGCGCGCTGGCCGACATCAAGTCGTCGGAGGTGGAAGCGACGGCCGTCCTGATGGTCGGCTGA